The following coding sequences lie in one Apium graveolens cultivar Ventura chromosome 1, ASM990537v1, whole genome shotgun sequence genomic window:
- the LOC141665120 gene encoding dynamin-related protein 4C-like: MEWIPKRRVKQVNSKFKQVVVNSDQEHSNMSLLVCEVDESVVPLACHAPIVSSYNERIRPLLDAIDKLRNLKVMQEGIQLPTIVVVGDQSSGKSSVLESLAGISLPRGQGICTRVPLIMRLHHHSKPESELHLEYSSKVVSTDEMNVADAIIKATEEIAGNGKGISHTPLTLVVKKNGVPDLTMVDLPGITRVPVHGQPENIYEQISGIIMEYIKPEESIILNVLSATVDFPTCESIRMSQSVDKTGDRTLAVVTKSDKSPEGLREKVMADDVNIGLGYVCVRNRIGDESYEEARLAESMLFASHPLLSKIDKSMVSVPVLARKLVQIQATIISKCLPEIVRKINAKLNGNVLELNNLPQKLSTVAEAINAFMRILGLSKESLKKLLVRGEFDEYPDNKNMHSTARLAEMVDKFSHELKNSSPIIANEKFLLDEIFVLKETKSVALPNFLPRSAFLHLLQLKVQAISEIPVSFVTKVWDYIETVVVEILMHHCENYPPLQSSTKRAALNLISKMKEQSTYRVLEIIEMEKLADYTCDPEYMALWTKLMKSHDNFKEAIDGDVWRIAYIESFGKIDVRHLDDYPGVRDVAFDLKMRLTAYWNIVLKRMVDSIALYLLMALKKLVNQGMEEEVVNEVLGPQGGGIERLMDESPSFTIKRARLNQSIGLLKESRDVLAKIIDRIAIADD, translated from the exons ATGGAATGGATTCCAAAACGAAGAGTAAAGCAGGTTAATAGTAAGTTTAAGCAAGTTGTTGTAAACTCCGATCAAGAACACAGCAATATGTCATTACTTGTTTGTGAAGTTGATGAATCAGTTGTTCCTCTTGCCTGTCATGCACCTATTGTGTCATCATACAATGAAAGAATCAGACCACTTTTGGATGCCATTGACAAGCTCAGAAACTTGAAGGTGATGCAAGAAGGGATTCAACTCCCCACCATTGTTGTTGTTGGTGATCAATCATCTGGCAAGTCTAGTGTTCTTGAATCACTTGCTGGCATTAGCTTGCCGCGTGGTCAGGGGATTTGTACCAGGGTTCCTTTGATTATGAGGCTGCATCACCACTCCAAACCTGAGTCTGAGCTTCATTTGGAGTACAGCAGCAAAGTGGTGTCTACTGATGAGATGAATGTAGCTGATGCTATCATTAAAGCCACTGAAGAGATTGCTGGCAATGGAAAAGGGATATCGCATACACCATTGACACTTGTTGTCAAGAAGAATGGTGTTCCTGATCTTACTATGGTTGATCTGCCTG GTATCACCAGAGTTCCGGTTCATGGGCAACCTGAGAATATATATGAGCAGATATCTGGTATAATTATGGAATATATAAAACCAGAAGAGAGCATTATATTGAATGTCCTGTCTGCAACTGTTGATTTTCCTACCTGCGAGTCTATTCGAATGTCGCAGTCTGTGGACAAAACAGGGGACAGGACGCTGGCTGTGGTTACAAAGTCAGACAAATCTCCGGAGGGACTGCGTGAGAAAGTCATGGCTGATGATGTGAATATCGGGCTTGGATACGTTTGTGTGAGGAACCGGATTGGTGATGAATCTTATGAAGAAGCAAGGTTGGCAGAAAGCATGCTTTTTGCATCCCATCCACTGCTCTCGAAAATCGACAAGTCTATGGTTAGTGTTCCAGTGTTAGCTAGGAAGCTTGTGCAGATTCAAGCTACAATTATATCCAAGTGCTTGCCAGAAATTGTCAGGAAGATCAATGCTAAGCTGAATGGAAATGTTTTGGAGCTTAACAATTTACCCCAGAAGTTGTCTACTGTTGCAGAAGCAATAAATGCTTTCATGAGGATTCTGGGATTGTCTAAAGAGTCACTGAAAAAACTTCTTGTGAGAGGTGAGTTTGACGAATATCCCGACAATAAGAATATGCATAGTACTGCTCGTTTAGCTGAAATGGTTGACAAGTTTTCTCACGAATTGAAAAACAGTTCTCCAATTATTGCTAATGAGAAGTTTTTGTTAGATGAGATATTTGTGCTCAAGGAAACTAAAAGTGTTGCTCTGCCTAATTTCCTTCCCAGATCTGCATTCCTCCACCTTTTGCAACTTAAGGTTCAAGCAATTTCCGAGATACCAGTTAGCTTTGTCACTAAGGTATGGGACTACATTGAGACTGTAGTGGTTGAAATTTTGATGCATCATTGTGAAAACTATCCTCCACTGCAATCTTCTACTAAAAGAGCAGCCTTGAATCTAATCTCCAAAATGAAAGAGCAGTCAACGTATCGAGTTTTGGAAATTATTGAGATGGAGAAGCTTGCTGACTATACGTGTGATCCAGAGTATATGGCACTGTGGACTAAGCTCATGAAATCACATGATAATTTCAAGGAGGCTATCGATGGTGACGTTTGGAGGATAGCATATATTGAAAGTTTTGGGAAAATTGATGTTCGTCATTTGGACGATTATCCAGGTGTTAGAGATGTAgcatttgatctgaagatgagGCTAACTGCTTACTGGAACATTGTTCTTAAAAGAATGGTCGACTCTATCGCTCTTTACTTGCTTATGGCTTTAAAAAAGTTGGTTAACCAGGGTATGGAAGAGGAGGTAGTGAACGAGGTTTTGGGTCCTCAAGGCGGTGGCATTGAGCGTCTGATGGATGAATCGCCTTCGTTTACCATCAAGAGAGCAAGATTGAACCAAAGCATTGGTTTACTCAAGGAATCAAGGGATGTACTGGCTAAGATCATAGATCGAATTGCTATCGCAGATGACTAG